The DNA window TGCTCGGTCCGGAAATGAAGTCGACCGGCGAGGTCATGGGCATCGACAGCGATTTCGGCTGGGCTTTCGTGAAATCGCAGGCGGGAGCCGGCGCGATGCTTCCCACGGGCGGCACCGCCTTCATCAGCGTCAAACAGGAAGATCGGGAACTGGCGTGCGATGTGGCGCGCCGCCTCACCAAATTGGGATTCCGCATCACCGCCACGTCCGGTACCGCCGAGTATCTGAAAGAGCAGGGGATGGCCGTCGAGACCGTCAATAAAGTGCATGAGGGGCGGCCCCATGTGGTAGACCACATCAAGAACGGCGAAGTGGCCCTGGTCGTCAACACGGTACGCACCGCCACGGCCCAGGCCGACTCCCTGTCGATTCGTCGGGAAGCCCTGCATAAGGGCGTCCCTTACTATACGACCATGCGCGGCGCCTTGGCCGCCACGATGGGCATTGAGGCGCTGGTAAAAAAGGGGCTTGCGATTCGGGCGTTGCAGGAGTATCACCGAGTGTGACGGAGGGGTGAGGACCGTATGCCGACACCGATTACGAAGAAGGGCTATGAGGCACTGAAAGCGGAATTGGATCGCCTGCGCAAGGTAGAACGGCCGCGGGTGATCGAAGCGATTGCGGAGGCGCGCGCACACGGTGATCTGAGCGAGAACGCGGAATACGATGCCGCGAAGGAACGCCAGGGGTTCATCGAAGCTCGTCTCGCAGAGCTTGAAGGCAAACTGGCCGACGCGCGAATCATCGAAACCGCCGGCCGCGTGAGCGAGACCGTCGTGTTCGGCGCGACCGTAGTGTTGATCGAACAAGAGGCGCAGGAAAAACGGCAATACACGCTGGTCGGTCAGGATGAAGCCGACCTGAAATTTTCCAAGATCTCCGTGCAGTCCCCCGTGGGCCGGGCCCTCATCGGCAAACGGGTGGGGGATTTCGTCGAGGTGAAAACGCCGGCCAAGCTGGTGGAATATGAAGTCGTGGAAATCCGGTTCGACGAAATCTGACCGGTCCGCCGGTTCCGTCTCCCTGTGCCGCTCGCCGCGGTCATCCTGATCCGCGCGTCCGTCGCCCTCACTTGTCATGCCCACTGCCTTGTCTCTGATCACGTTGCTGACGGATTTCGGCGATCGCGATTATTTTGTCGCGAGCATGAAAGGCGTCATTCTCGGCATCAACCCGCAAGCACAGCTCATCGACCTCTCTCATCAGGTCACGGCGCATGATGTTCAGGAAGCGGCCTACCTGCTGAAGTCCTGCTATCGGTACTTTCCGGATGGAACCGTCCATATGGTGGTCGTCGATCCCGGAGTAGGGACCACGCGTCGGCCGATTCTGGTCGCCACCGAACGCCACTATTTCATTGGGCCCGACAACGGACTCTTCACCCACATTTATGCCGAGGCAAACCGGGTCGAGGTTCGCGAGATCGAAAACCGGCAGTTTCGACTGGATGCGGAGGGCGCGACGTTCGACGGACGGGATTTGTTCGCACCGGCCGCCGCCTGGCTCACAAGGCGGCAGCCGCTGAGCGCATTCGGTCGAATCATCGAAGATTATGAGCGGTTCGCCCTCCAGGAACCGCGCTGGACACGGCAGGTCCTGCAGGGCGCAATTGTTCATGTCGATCGATTCGGCAACCTGATATCCAACCTCACGGCTGCCCATGTGCAGGAAGTCCTCAGCGTGACCAAGCGCGAGACTCCGGAGATTCGACTCGGCGGATCCTCGATTTACGGGCTCGTCAGGAGTTACGGACAGGCGCCGCTCAATGGGATCGGCGCGTTGATCAACAGCAATGGGCAGGTGGAGGTCTTCTGCCGGGAAGGGCGTGCGAGCGACCGACTGGGCCTCACACGGGGCGCTGTGATCAAGCTGGCCTGACCTCGGGGAGTAAGGGAAAAGCTCTACCTGCGGGACTGCCGGCATTGCCTCCTGAATTGACAGGTCTCGGAACTCGGTGGTGTAATACCAACAAATAGGCGATTCGGCAGAGGGAACGGTGCCCCAGTCCATACACATGACCACACACACCAGCGCACTTGGCTTCTTCGCGTGGGGAGCCCTATGCCTGCTCTTGTGCCTCTGCCTCTTCTCGGCGGCGGACGCCGCGGCTCATCTTGATCAGAATGAGTTGCTCGCCTGGTCTGAAGAGCTGGTCGATGGGGAGAACGGGGATTGTAAGGCCGACATCGACAGGGATAGGCTCACTGCAGCCCTGCCGCCGGCGTTCGACCAGCCAGCCTCTCCTACAGCGGCTGCTTCGAGTGTCTATCATCACATCCACGGTCATTGCCCCCTTTCGGACACGTTTGGATTCCATGCCACCAGACCGCCGCCCCCGATCGGATCCTAATGCATCATAGGTCGCCGGGCGGCATGTCGCTTCAGGATTAGCCTTCCGTCGAACAAGACTCCACAGTGATATGCTTGCCGAGGGACAGCAGTGAAACGGTCCTCGGGAACGAGGCGAAGGCAGAAACAGCCATGGTCAGTACGATGAAGCACAAGCGAGGGTGGGGCGTCCCTGTCATGGTGGCAATGGCGCTGGCGGCCTGCAGTGCACCGGATACGCCGGTCCCGCCCAAAGCAAACGCACCTGCGCCGCAGCCCGCAGCCTCGAAGCCTGACCTCAGGACGCTCGTGGTGGGCACAGACGTCCCAGCCTCGCCCCTTACCCTCTCAGCCCGATTGACTTACGCGGAGGACGGTTTTTCCCGCGTCTCCTCTCCGCTTCAAGGACCGGTGTTGGATGTCCGAGTCAAACTGGGACAGGCCGTGAAGGCCGGTGACGTCTTGGCGGTGATCGACGCCGCAGACATCGCCACCGCCTACGCCGCCTATGTGGAGGAAATCTCCGAACTGGGGTTGGCTGAACGGAACTTCGAGTTGGCGCAGGACCTCCTGAAAGCCCAGGCCATGCCGTTGAAGGAATTCAAACAGGCGGAGAACGACCTCAATCGTGAGCGAGCGGAATTCAAGCAAGCGAAGGAGCGGCTGCTGTCGTTGAGGGTTCCGGCGGGGGAATTGAGCAAGCCGCTGGATCAACAGCAAATCACGTCTCGCTTTGAGTTGCGCAGTCCGTTGACCGGAACCGTCGTAGATCGGACGGTCACGCCAGGACAGATCGTGGGCCCCGGCACGGATGCGCCGCTCTTCACCATCGCAGACCTCAGCCGTCTGCAGGTCGTCGCCGACGTGTATGAGCGGGACCTCGCCGGCATCCAGGTTGGCCATGTCGCGGTCATGACCGTTGAGGCCTACCCGGGCATGGAATTTCCGTCCATCATCCGCGTGATCGGCGATGTGGTGGATCCCTCGACGCGGACGATCAAGATTCGAGCCTTGGTATCGAACGGCGACCGGCGTCTCAAACCCGACATGTTTGCGAAATTGATC is part of the Nitrospiraceae bacterium genome and encodes:
- the greA gene encoding transcription elongation factor GreA — its product is MPTPITKKGYEALKAELDRLRKVERPRVIEAIAEARAHGDLSENAEYDAAKERQGFIEARLAELEGKLADARIIETAGRVSETVVFGATVVLIEQEAQEKRQYTLVGQDEADLKFSKISVQSPVGRALIGKRVGDFVEVKTPAKLVEYEVVEIRFDEI
- a CDS encoding SAM-dependent chlorinase/fluorinase, with the translated sequence MPTALSLITLLTDFGDRDYFVASMKGVILGINPQAQLIDLSHQVTAHDVQEAAYLLKSCYRYFPDGTVHMVVVDPGVGTTRRPILVATERHYFIGPDNGLFTHIYAEANRVEVREIENRQFRLDAEGATFDGRDLFAPAAAWLTRRQPLSAFGRIIEDYERFALQEPRWTRQVLQGAIVHVDRFGNLISNLTAAHVQEVLSVTKRETPEIRLGGSSIYGLVRSYGQAPLNGIGALINSNGQVEVFCREGRASDRLGLTRGAVIKLA
- a CDS encoding efflux RND transporter periplasmic adaptor subunit; this translates as MKHKRGWGVPVMVAMALAACSAPDTPVPPKANAPAPQPAASKPDLRTLVVGTDVPASPLTLSARLTYAEDGFSRVSSPLQGPVLDVRVKLGQAVKAGDVLAVIDAADIATAYAAYVEEISELGLAERNFELAQDLLKAQAMPLKEFKQAENDLNRERAEFKQAKERLLSLRVPAGELSKPLDQQQITSRFELRSPLTGTVVDRTVTPGQIVGPGTDAPLFTIADLSRLQVVADVYERDLAGIQVGHVAVMTVEAYPGMEFPSIIRVIGDVVDPSTRTIKIRALVSNGDRRLKPDMFAKLILPPRKGVSRITLPKEAVLQRDGKYWVVLETGQGQREEREVQLEASTQEQVVVKEGLTPGERVLRAPASLSQVPIGSSRQDGA